One window of Triticum dicoccoides isolate Atlit2015 ecotype Zavitan chromosome 5A, WEW_v2.0, whole genome shotgun sequence genomic DNA carries:
- the LOC119301269 gene encoding lipid phosphate phosphatase 2-like, producing MADIQLGCYTIKSHGAKVARLHMYDWIILLLLAVIDGLLNIIEPFHRFIGKDMMTDLRYPLKGNTVPFWAVPLIGIVLPCVIFGGIYFKKKNIYDLHHGILGILYSVLITAVITDAIKDGVGRPRPDFFWRCFPDGKDLYDNVTTGVLCHGEKSVIKEGHKSFPSGHSSWSFAGLGFLTWYLTGKIAVFDRKGHIAKLCIIVLPLLTAALVAVSRVDDYWHHWQDVFAGAVLGLTVASFCYLQFFPYPYDADGLWPHAYTLQLAEARNSGIANSFSVRPPTETEEGEGQGGIALRDTSPILDTMESGRRYGN from the exons ATGGCGGATATCCAGTTAGGATGTTACACTATAAAGTCCCATGGAGCCAAAGTGGCAAGACTCCACATGTATGACTGGATAATACTTCTCCTCCTTGCTGTCATAGATGGACTGTTGAATATAATTGAGCCTTTTCACCGCTTCATTGGGAAGGACATGATGACTGACTTGAGATATCCATTAAAGGGCAATACTGTGCCCTTTTGGGCTGTTCCG CTCATTGGAATTGTCTTGCCATGTGTCATCTTTGGTGGAAtttacttcaagaagaagaatatcTATGATTTGCACCATGGCATACTGG GTATTCTTTATTCGGTGCTCATAACTGCGGTGATTACTGATGCAATTAAGGATGGAGTTGGCCGACCACGTCCTGATTTCTTCTGGCGCTGTTTCCCAGATGGAAAGGAT CTTTATGATAATGTCACTACTGGTGTTCTGTGCCATGGAGAGAAGAGTGTCATCAAAGAAGGTCACAAAAGCTTCCCAAGTGGACACTCATCAT GGTCTTTTGCCGGCCTAGGCTTCCTTACGTGGTACTTGACTGGGAAAATCGCAGTTTTTGACCGTAAAGGTCATATTGCAAAGCTTTGTATTATTGTTCTGCCTCTACTTACTGCTGCACTTGTTGCTgtttctcgagtggatgactactGGCATCACTGGCAAGATGTGTTTGCAGGAGCTGTTTTAG GTCTCACAGTGGCTTCATTTTGCTACCTGCAATTTTTCCCATACCCTTATGATGCAGATG GACTGTGGCCTCACGCATACACCCTCCAGCTAGCCGAGGCGCGCAACAGCGGCATTGCAAACTCCTTCAGTGTGCGACCACCCACGGAGACTGAAGAAGGGGAAGGTCAGGGCGGGATCGCCCTAAGAGACACGAGTCCTATTCTCGACACCATGGAGTCTGGCAGGAGATACGGAAACTAG